The following coding sequences are from one Limnobacter sp. SAORIC-580 window:
- the bcsR gene encoding BcsR/BcsP family cellulose biosynthesis protein, producing MAQFDPNTPPALFMPPADMAHDIYALSAQLEGFDHNMYQDIQQDQAMYDSFQRWPFLFGIAMASRYSED from the coding sequence ATGGCACAGTTTGACCCCAACACACCGCCAGCCCTGTTCATGCCACCGGCCGACATGGCACATGACATTTATGCACTCAGCGCACAGCTGGAGGGCTTTGATCACAACATGTATCAAGACATTCAACAGGACCAGGCTATGTACGACTCATTCCAGCGCTGGCCCTTCCTGTTTGGTATTGCCATGGCCTCGCGTTACAGCGAGGACTGA
- the bcsG gene encoding cellulose biosynthesis protein BcsG codes for MLLWNLYFLIKFGLHFAGQLTLSPLWNLGLFALLIATNPAAYQNKQLMKVLRYLVFTGPAIALLLHELGLVVSLALVDQIKALFGFSLDYLWELLKRTIQPWMLWSALLGFMVVRVLDRYIRISSWVGFGLVCILGIQTLPFIQQQTQASKTAAVLEPQAQTRENLSPAELLALGQLDFQKLRVARDQESQTKLRDNAYEGAGPGAVLAGFFDRQRTIALAPFSPVASPDFDVIVLQICSLSWADLQYAKQSQHPAIRQADFVFENFNSATSYSGPAAIRLLRGKCGQTPHDALYSTPNNSCMLFEQLRNVGFEVEMGLNHDGRFQDFSKLVKTNLGGKATELVAHDEVPAGVQAFDGSRVGRDGDYLRAWWNKRVQQSGPAVAYYYNSITLHDGNRLPNSNLNSLNSYPLRLERMLNDIQSVLGEIRRSERKALVVVVPEHGAGLTGEFGQLVGLRELPTPAITKVPVFGYWIAPGYTPTSTGPVTVKQSVSYTALSELLARWLAQPAEQQQKPTWPVLLSDLPDTRFVSQQGNITVMESQGSYWIKAPGAAWKMLGPVQNIAASSQGG; via the coding sequence ATGCTGTTGTGGAACCTTTATTTTCTCATCAAGTTCGGCCTGCACTTTGCGGGGCAACTGACACTCAGCCCCCTTTGGAATTTGGGCCTGTTTGCCTTGCTGATTGCCACCAACCCCGCAGCCTATCAAAACAAACAGCTGATGAAGGTGCTGCGCTACCTGGTGTTTACTGGCCCAGCCATTGCCTTGCTGCTGCACGAACTGGGTTTGGTGGTGTCCTTGGCGCTGGTTGATCAAATCAAGGCGTTGTTCGGCTTCTCGCTCGACTATTTGTGGGAACTGCTTAAACGCACCATTCAACCCTGGATGCTGTGGAGCGCGCTACTTGGTTTCATGGTGGTTCGGGTGCTCGACCGGTACATACGCATTAGCAGTTGGGTTGGGTTTGGGCTTGTGTGCATCCTCGGGATTCAAACGCTGCCTTTTATTCAACAACAAACTCAAGCAAGTAAAACCGCGGCTGTGCTTGAACCTCAAGCTCAAACCCGTGAAAATTTGTCACCTGCCGAACTGCTGGCTCTGGGTCAGCTGGATTTTCAGAAACTGCGAGTAGCCCGTGACCAGGAAAGTCAAACCAAACTTCGGGACAATGCCTATGAGGGTGCTGGCCCGGGTGCAGTACTCGCTGGTTTTTTTGACCGGCAACGCACTATTGCATTGGCACCCTTTTCACCGGTGGCAAGTCCCGATTTCGATGTAATTGTGCTGCAAATCTGTTCACTGTCCTGGGCCGACCTGCAGTATGCAAAACAGAGCCAACACCCTGCCATTCGGCAAGCCGATTTTGTGTTCGAGAACTTCAACTCGGCAACCAGTTACTCGGGGCCAGCAGCCATTCGCCTGTTGCGCGGAAAATGTGGGCAAACACCGCACGATGCACTTTACAGCACACCCAACAACAGTTGCATGTTGTTTGAGCAGCTTCGAAATGTAGGCTTTGAAGTGGAGATGGGGCTGAATCACGATGGTCGCTTTCAAGACTTTTCGAAACTTGTTAAAACAAACCTGGGCGGCAAAGCCACTGAACTGGTGGCCCATGACGAAGTGCCTGCGGGGGTACAAGCCTTTGATGGCTCACGCGTGGGTCGCGATGGTGATTACCTGCGTGCATGGTGGAACAAACGCGTTCAGCAAAGCGGGCCCGCAGTGGCTTATTACTACAACAGCATTACTTTGCACGACGGCAACCGTTTGCCCAACAGCAACCTGAACAGCCTGAACAGTTACCCCTTGCGCCTGGAGCGGATGTTGAATGATATTCAATCCGTACTTGGGGAAATTCGACGCAGCGAACGCAAGGCGTTGGTGGTGGTGGTACCCGAACACGGCGCTGGATTGACGGGTGAATTTGGACAACTGGTGGGCTTGCGTGAATTGCCAACCCCCGCCATTACCAAAGTGCCTGTATTTGGCTACTGGATTGCGCCCGGGTACACGCCAACAAGCACCGGGCCTGTAACGGTGAAGCAGTCGGTCAGTTACACAGCACTCAGTGAATTGTTGGCACGTTGGCTGGCACAACCAGCCGAGCAACAGCAAAAGCCAACCTGGCCGGTGCTGCTCAGCGACCTGCCCGACACCCGGTTTGTATCCCAACAAGGCAACATCACTGTGATGGAAAGTCAGGGGTCGTATTGGATCAAGGCCCCGGGAGCCGCATGGAAAATGCTGGGCCCGGTTCAAAACATTGCGGCATCCAGCCAAGGGGGATAA